GTATCCACGATCTGCTAGAGAATTACTGTAGCCCAACACACACTGGGGCGCCCAGGCTCCCCCGATACCCGCCGCACCTGTCCTCCACCCCACTACAGATGgcagggacacacacagactcagtATCCACGAGCCCGCTATCAACAGCTTGGCTCGGTGAGGGGTCAACTTGTCCTGCCGCTGCACGATGATGAGGAAGCGGTCCACGCTTATGATGAGGAGTATGGACACTCCCTCCAGCACGAAGAGCCAGTAGAGCATGATGGAGGCCCGGCAGAAGCTGCTTCCAAAAGTCCAGTCGGCCGTTGCCACGGTGATGGCGGTGAAGGGCATGCAGAGCAGGGAGAGCATTATGTCTGAGAAGGCCAACGTGGCGAGGAGGAGATTGATCGCGGAGCGCATGGCGGGTTTCTGGTAAACAATTAGACACACAATGGCGTTGCCGAGGAAACCAATTGTGATCATGAAAATCATGATGGCTGCCAGGGTGACTCGAAGTGTGATTGATATGGTAGGAGTGGAAGTTTCTGTCTGGAGGCTCCCCGCTGCCTCCTCTTCTCCGTCTGGCCCCATGAAGTCACACTCCTCCAGCATGCTCTCATTACAGAACGCCATCGCAGCTCCGGTCACGGGATGTCAGCACACGACAAGGAACATGCCTGATTATTACTGCTGTGGTGAAGTCCAGGTGACgtccagcagctgctcctccatgGCGGTATCTGAGATGGACAGAAGGAATTACCAACATATGGCAGTTTGATCAATACTTGGTGAATAAACTGCAAATCTGAACAAGTCtgtttaaaattgtttaaaCAAGTCTGTTTAAGATTTAACAAGTCCGTTTAAAATTTAACAAGTCcgtttaaaatttatttttttaaattttaattttagtttaatttaaaattaaataagataaaataaaataaaaaaaaataaatttaaaaaaattaaattaaaattatttctagaTCTAAATAAGAAGCAGGTTTTGTCATAATTCTGTACATAGTAGATTTGGTCAAGCTTGACTGATTTTTGTCAGCAATCTTGagtttaaaaatttttttttagagtacTGTATTAGCCATGATACTCTAAACCTGGATGGTTGGTTGAATGAATGCAACCATGTGAACATCCCTCCATAGATTCAGCTAATGGATGGTGCTCATCATCACCCTCTTATAACAATTCCCTATAAGTCATTTCttcacaaaaaagattttttttactaaatcaAATCATCAAcatggtttttttgtttctgaaaaatctgaaaaaatgaGCTAGGGGATTGGTTTAAGAA
This window of the Antennarius striatus isolate MH-2024 chromosome 12, ASM4005453v1, whole genome shotgun sequence genome carries:
- the gpr45 gene encoding high-affinity lysophosphatidic acid receptor, producing the protein MAFCNESMLEECDFMGPDGEEEAAGSLQTETSTPTISITLRVTLAAIMIFMITIGFLGNAIVCLIVYQKPAMRSAINLLLATLAFSDIMLSLLCMPFTAITVATADWTFGSSFCRASIMLYWLFVLEGVSILLIISVDRFLIIVQRQDKLTPHRAKLLIAGSWILSLCVSLPSVVGWRTGAAGIGGAWAPQCVLGYSNSLADRGYTVLLAVAVFFVPFAVMLYSYLCILNTVRRNTLRIHNHTSEHSCLPALNQISKMRLTRVQRPPQIKVDMSFKTRAFTTILILFVGFSVCWLPHTVVSLLAVFSRQFYYSPVFYPVSIGALWLSYLKTVFNPVIYCWRIRKFREACQEFIPKSCRLCPRVPGRSRRRVRPSNIYVCSETQSAV